Proteins encoded within one genomic window of Kibdelosporangium phytohabitans:
- the pqqA gene encoding pyrroloquinoline quinone precursor peptide PqqA has protein sequence MIENTEREVWTTPDFVEYETPMEVTAYAARMD, from the coding sequence ATGATCGAGAACACGGAGCGCGAGGTCTGGACCACTCCGGACTTCGTCGAGTACGAAACGCCGATGGAGGTCACGGCCTACGCGGCCCGGATGGACTGA
- the pqqC gene encoding pyrroloquinoline-quinone synthase PqqC, with the protein MTADEFVGALRGLSHRYWGTHPFHRRLHEGSLSELELRTWAANRWYYQSILPQKDAAIISNCPVPRIRRQWLTRIVYHDGAADGEGGHERWLRLCEAVGLTREEVLDERHVAPGVRFAVDAYVTFARTRPWIEAIASGLTEMFSGHLMRRRVTDMLSNYPWIARADLAYFTNRIDAVSGEGQATVDIVVEYCTTRADQEKAIAALSFKCDVLWSMLDAVERAARKE; encoded by the coding sequence ATGACGGCCGACGAGTTCGTCGGCGCGCTGCGCGGTCTGTCCCACCGCTACTGGGGAACACACCCGTTCCACCGCAGACTGCACGAAGGCAGCCTGTCGGAACTCGAGTTGCGCACGTGGGCGGCCAACCGCTGGTACTACCAGAGCATCCTGCCGCAGAAGGACGCGGCGATCATCAGCAACTGCCCGGTCCCCCGGATCCGCAGGCAGTGGCTGACCAGGATCGTCTACCACGACGGCGCCGCCGACGGCGAAGGCGGCCACGAGCGCTGGCTGCGGCTGTGCGAAGCGGTCGGCCTGACCAGGGAAGAGGTTCTCGACGAACGGCACGTCGCGCCCGGCGTCCGGTTCGCGGTGGACGCCTACGTGACCTTCGCACGGACCAGGCCGTGGATCGAGGCGATCGCGTCCGGCCTGACCGAGATGTTCTCCGGCCACCTGATGCGCCGTCGCGTCACCGACATGCTGTCGAACTACCCGTGGATCGCCCGCGCGGACCTCGCGTACTTCACCAACCGGATCGACGCGGTCTCCGGCGAGGGACAGGCCACAGTGGACATCGTGGTCGAGTACTGCACCACCCGCGCCGACCAGGAGAAGGCGATCGCCGCGCTGTCGTTCAAGTGCGACGTGCTGTGGTCCATGTTGGACGCCGTCGAGCGGGCGGCGAGGAAGGAGTGA
- the pqqD gene encoding pyrroloquinoline quinone biosynthesis peptide chaperone PqqD, with product MGTIGLDSTPRLRRGVRLTYDKTRETHVLLFPEGVLVPNGTAAAVLKLCDGVATVAEITAELGRDYEGVRVEDVRNVLTRLEERRVVQWT from the coding sequence GTGGGCACGATCGGACTGGACTCCACACCTCGCCTGCGCCGAGGCGTCAGGCTCACGTACGACAAGACCCGCGAGACGCACGTCCTGCTCTTCCCGGAAGGTGTTCTCGTCCCCAACGGCACGGCCGCCGCGGTGCTCAAGCTGTGCGACGGCGTGGCGACGGTCGCCGAGATCACGGCCGAACTGGGCCGCGACTACGAGGGCGTGCGCGTCGAGGACGTCCGGAACGTGCTGACCAGGCTGGAAGAACGGCGGGTCGTGCAATGGACGTGA
- the pqqE gene encoding pyrroloquinoline quinone biosynthesis protein PqqE: protein MDVTAQPPLGMLAELTHRCPLHCPYCSNPIELVTRDNELPTDEWLSIIDQARELGVLQVHMSGGEPLARTDLPVLVGRAADLGCYVNLVTSGLGLTEQRLADLAGRGLAHVQLSVQGADAETANRIAGVKAHSHKLSAARAVKKLDMPLTVNVVLHRANHHQVADLIALAEEMGADRLELANTQYYGWGLRNRSALMPTAQQLAEAEPIVRAATERLRETMQIVYVVADYYEPYPKPCMYGWGSRQLTVAPNGDVLPCPAASSITTLKLDNVRSRSLADIWYHSEAFDSYRGEDWMPDPCRGCSRKGVDFGGCRCQAFLLTGDAGATDPVCSKSPDRGLVDAILAGTPPEPPELVMRKNTIKVV, encoded by the coding sequence ATGGACGTGACCGCGCAGCCGCCGCTGGGCATGCTCGCCGAGCTGACCCACCGCTGCCCGCTGCACTGCCCGTACTGCTCCAACCCGATCGAGCTCGTGACCAGGGACAACGAGCTGCCGACCGACGAGTGGTTGTCGATCATCGACCAGGCAAGGGAACTGGGCGTGCTGCAGGTGCACATGTCCGGCGGCGAGCCGCTGGCCCGCACCGACCTGCCGGTCCTGGTCGGCAGGGCGGCAGACCTCGGATGTTACGTGAACCTGGTGACCAGCGGGCTCGGGCTGACCGAGCAGCGGCTCGCCGACCTGGCCGGCCGCGGTCTCGCGCACGTCCAGCTGTCGGTGCAGGGCGCCGACGCCGAGACGGCGAACCGGATCGCGGGCGTGAAAGCCCACAGCCACAAGCTCTCGGCGGCCCGCGCGGTGAAGAAGCTCGACATGCCGCTGACCGTGAACGTGGTACTGCACCGCGCCAACCACCACCAGGTCGCGGATCTGATCGCGCTCGCCGAGGAAATGGGTGCGGATCGCCTGGAACTGGCCAACACCCAGTACTACGGCTGGGGGCTGCGCAACCGGTCGGCGCTGATGCCCACCGCGCAGCAGCTGGCCGAGGCCGAACCGATCGTGCGCGCGGCAACGGAACGCCTGCGTGAGACAATGCAGATCGTCTACGTGGTAGCGGATTACTACGAGCCGTACCCCAAACCCTGCATGTACGGCTGGGGATCGCGGCAGCTGACGGTGGCGCCGAACGGTGACGTGCTGCCGTGCCCGGCTGCTTCGTCGATCACGACGTTGAAGCTGGACAACGTCCGTTCCCGGTCCTTGGCGGACATCTGGTACCACTCGGAGGCGTTCGACTCCTACCGCGGTGAGGACTGGATGCCCGACCCGTGCCGCGGCTGCTCGCGCAAGGGCGTCGACTTCGGCGGCTGCCGTTGCCAGGCGTTCCTGTTGACGGGCGACGCGGGCGCGACCGACCCGGTCTGCTCCAAGTCGCCCGACCGCGGGCTGGTCGACGCGATACTGGCGGGAACCCCGCCCGAGCCGCCGGAGCTCGTGATGCGCAAGAACACGATCAAGGTGGTCTGA
- the pqqB gene encoding pyrroloquinoline quinone biosynthesis protein PqqB, whose protein sequence is MEILLLGTAAGGGFPQWNCACRMCTADLPSRTQDCVAISRDGAGWYLLNASPDIRAQVLATPRLAAGPGPRETPLRGALLTDAELDHTLGLTMLREGAGLRVWAPAAVLQALRADFPLQGIVSRYGAWEWHQAEGSFTVDGLSVTAVPISDKKPKYVQSTADGPWVVAYRISDPAGGCVVYAPCLKTWPEGFDELVAGADCVILDGTFYSPDEMSGATAAGVGSGAQRAMGHIPIAGPDGSLAQIARHPGKRWIYTHLNNTNPILDPDSEQYKEVLAAGAEAPPDGTVIRV, encoded by the coding sequence GTGGAAATCCTGCTGCTGGGCACAGCCGCGGGCGGCGGGTTCCCGCAGTGGAACTGCGCGTGCCGGATGTGCACGGCCGATCTGCCGTCCCGCACCCAGGACTGCGTCGCGATCAGCCGTGACGGCGCGGGGTGGTACCTGCTCAACGCCTCACCGGACATCCGTGCCCAGGTGCTGGCGACGCCACGGCTCGCAGCGGGTCCCGGCCCTCGGGAGACTCCCCTGCGCGGAGCGCTGCTGACCGACGCGGAACTCGACCACACCCTCGGCCTGACCATGCTCCGCGAGGGCGCGGGCCTGCGAGTGTGGGCTCCGGCGGCCGTTTTGCAGGCCTTGCGCGCGGATTTTCCGCTCCAGGGCATCGTTTCCCGCTATGGCGCGTGGGAATGGCACCAGGCCGAAGGGAGTTTCACGGTCGACGGGCTGTCCGTGACGGCCGTCCCGATCAGCGACAAGAAGCCGAAGTACGTACAGTCCACAGCGGACGGACCGTGGGTGGTGGCGTACCGGATCTCCGACCCGGCCGGTGGTTGCGTGGTCTACGCGCCGTGCCTGAAGACGTGGCCGGAAGGCTTCGACGAGCTGGTCGCCGGCGCGGACTGCGTGATACTGGACGGCACGTTCTACTCACCGGACGAGATGTCCGGCGCCACCGCCGCGGGAGTCGGCTCAGGTGCCCAGCGCGCGATGGGCCACATCCCCATTGCCGGACCGGACGGCAGCCTCGCCCAGATCGCCCGCCACCCGGGCAAACGCTGGATCTACACGCACCTCAACAACACCAACCCGATCCTGGACCCGGACTCCGAGCAGTACAAGGAAGTCCTCGCCGCCGGGGCCGAGGCTCCACCCGACGGCACAGTCATCCGGGTCTAG
- a CDS encoding BTAD domain-containing putative transcriptional regulator, with amino-acid sequence MVSSVRIGVLGPLLATDSAGSIDLKGPRHRAVLARLLVARGRVVPVDMLVADLWEDPPDGAVGAIQTFVATLRKALEPNRPPRTPATLLVTEGPGYRLKLEPDAVDAWRFEAALNGSLAALDEALELWRGPAYAEFADEAWARAEITRLDELRLLAVERRAEALLGLGRAAEAVPALLAHVDGHPLREDGWRLLALSQYTAGRQADALESLRRARQLLADELGVDPGPALRELAADVLAHAPRLAPAPAAPVLVGRDEEMALLAGAAHRVAGTGKLGLALISGEAGAGKTALATALRARLEQAGWSARWGGNPEDAPSGWAHILDPVDIEPSADPVAARFRLHQAARSQLASRGRSLVVLDDVHWADEETLALLASVVVDPIPAPVLVVATYRTREAPTTLLGRVARAEPTRVYLGGLAASDVPAVVRAATGLDVDEPTAAVIHRRSSGNPFFVRELARLLAAGGDLSTVPEGVRDVVRYRLSQLPAEVQAVLRKAAVAGETFALDVAGSLDEAEVAVRQGFLVETAAGEFQFSHALVRDTVYQDLSRSRRAHLHLEVGEALERLRAGDVAALAHHFALASDERAGRYAQAAAVSAERRSAFGEAARYWRVALAHQADVRHRLELTMGLVRALSFSGSLGESRALRASALDLLDSVDDPRLAARVVTSFDVPAIWTAHDDPALATRVVALSERLLPDVDAASRSRLLATIAMELRSSGGSRAVEAAAGAEEIARGLGEPSLLAFALNAQFMQSYARAGQTRERVRIGTELVSLAERHRLVTFEVLGHLILMQSHSALADFTAADAHVERVTRLGDDFQLPLVSVFAQWYRALRASVAGQDAVGLYRAAAAALADAQMPGFDDGLLPLALLCHEIHIGLPVDRDRDFGAFTPWCRPAGPIPDSPKDQLFEVRTCLHAAAADDAGTMQRLYDALLPAAGELAGAGSGMLTLGPVDRYLGDLARGLGRVNVADSHYAQAEIVIRRA; translated from the coding sequence ATGGTTTCCTCGGTGCGGATCGGCGTGCTGGGTCCGCTGCTCGCGACGGACTCCGCCGGTTCGATCGACCTCAAAGGACCGCGTCACCGCGCTGTCCTCGCCCGGCTGCTCGTCGCGCGTGGCCGTGTCGTGCCGGTCGACATGCTCGTCGCCGATCTCTGGGAGGACCCGCCGGACGGTGCCGTCGGCGCCATCCAGACGTTCGTGGCCACCCTGCGCAAGGCGCTGGAGCCGAACCGGCCGCCACGAACGCCCGCCACGCTCTTGGTGACCGAAGGTCCGGGGTACCGGCTCAAGCTGGAGCCTGATGCGGTGGACGCGTGGCGGTTCGAGGCCGCGCTGAACGGTTCGCTGGCAGCGTTGGACGAGGCCCTTGAGTTGTGGCGCGGGCCTGCGTACGCCGAGTTCGCCGACGAGGCGTGGGCCCGTGCGGAGATCACCCGGCTGGACGAGCTCCGGTTGCTGGCCGTCGAGCGGCGTGCCGAGGCCTTGCTGGGGCTCGGGCGTGCGGCTGAGGCTGTGCCCGCGCTGTTGGCGCATGTGGACGGACATCCGTTGCGGGAGGACGGCTGGCGGTTGCTGGCGCTGTCCCAGTACACGGCGGGACGTCAGGCTGATGCGTTGGAGTCGCTGCGACGGGCTCGTCAGCTGCTGGCCGACGAGCTCGGTGTCGATCCCGGTCCGGCGTTGCGCGAGTTGGCGGCGGACGTGCTCGCGCACGCCCCGCGACTGGCCCCGGCTCCGGCTGCTCCGGTGCTGGTCGGGCGGGACGAGGAGATGGCGCTGCTGGCAGGCGCCGCGCACCGGGTGGCCGGGACGGGCAAGCTGGGATTGGCGTTGATCAGCGGTGAAGCCGGTGCGGGGAAGACCGCGCTGGCCACGGCGTTGCGCGCCCGGCTGGAGCAGGCGGGCTGGAGCGCGCGGTGGGGCGGCAATCCCGAGGACGCGCCGTCCGGCTGGGCGCACATCCTGGATCCCGTGGACATCGAGCCGTCCGCGGACCCGGTTGCGGCCCGGTTCCGGCTCCATCAAGCCGCACGGTCGCAGCTGGCTTCGCGTGGCCGTTCGCTCGTGGTGCTCGACGACGTGCACTGGGCCGACGAGGAAACGCTGGCGTTGCTGGCTTCTGTCGTGGTCGACCCGATACCGGCGCCTGTCCTGGTCGTGGCGACCTACCGGACGAGGGAAGCGCCCACCACGTTGCTGGGACGCGTCGCCCGCGCCGAGCCCACCCGTGTCTACCTGGGTGGCCTTGCGGCGTCCGATGTTCCTGCCGTGGTGCGCGCCGCGACCGGCCTGGACGTGGACGAGCCGACCGCCGCGGTGATCCACCGGCGCAGCAGCGGGAATCCGTTCTTCGTCCGTGAGCTGGCACGGCTGCTCGCCGCGGGTGGTGATCTGTCCACAGTGCCTGAAGGCGTGCGCGATGTCGTGCGGTACCGGCTGTCTCAGCTGCCCGCCGAGGTGCAAGCTGTTCTCCGCAAGGCCGCCGTGGCCGGGGAGACGTTCGCGCTCGACGTCGCCGGTTCGCTGGACGAGGCCGAAGTCGCGGTGCGGCAGGGCTTTCTCGTCGAAACCGCGGCCGGGGAGTTCCAGTTCTCCCACGCGCTGGTTCGGGACACGGTGTACCAGGATCTCTCGCGGTCGCGGCGGGCGCACCTGCACCTCGAGGTCGGCGAGGCGCTGGAACGGCTACGAGCCGGCGACGTCGCCGCGTTGGCGCACCACTTCGCGCTGGCGTCCGACGAAAGAGCGGGCCGGTACGCACAAGCCGCCGCCGTCTCGGCCGAGCGGCGTTCCGCGTTCGGTGAGGCGGCCAGGTACTGGCGGGTCGCCCTCGCTCACCAGGCCGATGTCCGGCACCGCCTGGAACTGACCATGGGCCTGGTCCGTGCCCTGTCGTTCAGCGGTTCGCTCGGTGAGTCACGCGCACTGCGTGCTTCGGCGCTTGACCTGCTCGACTCGGTCGACGACCCGCGACTGGCCGCCCGGGTGGTCACGTCCTTCGACGTACCGGCGATCTGGACCGCGCACGACGATCCCGCGCTGGCGACCCGGGTCGTTGCCCTGAGCGAACGCTTGCTGCCTGACGTGGACGCCGCGTCGCGAAGCCGGTTGCTCGCCACGATCGCGATGGAACTGCGCAGCTCGGGCGGGTCACGAGCGGTCGAAGCCGCAGCGGGAGCCGAGGAGATCGCGCGAGGGCTGGGTGAGCCGTCACTGCTGGCGTTCGCGTTGAACGCGCAGTTCATGCAGTCGTACGCCCGCGCCGGGCAGACCCGGGAGCGGGTGCGGATCGGCACGGAACTGGTGTCGCTGGCCGAGCGGCACCGACTGGTGACGTTCGAAGTCCTCGGGCACCTGATCCTGATGCAGTCACACTCCGCGCTCGCCGATTTCACCGCCGCCGACGCGCACGTCGAGCGGGTGACCCGGCTCGGCGATGACTTCCAGCTACCGCTGGTGAGTGTCTTCGCGCAGTGGTACCGGGCGCTTCGGGCTTCGGTGGCCGGGCAGGACGCCGTGGGGCTGTACCGGGCCGCGGCTGCCGCGCTGGCGGACGCCCAGATGCCGGGATTCGACGACGGGCTGCTGCCGCTGGCACTGCTGTGCCACGAGATCCACATTGGACTTCCCGTCGACCGGGACAGGGACTTCGGCGCGTTCACACCGTGGTGCCGCCCGGCCGGGCCGATCCCGGACTCGCCGAAGGACCAGCTGTTCGAAGTACGCACGTGCCTGCACGCCGCCGCGGCGGACGACGCCGGGACGATGCAGCGGCTCTACGACGCGCTCCTGCCCGCGGCGGGCGAACTGGCCGGGGCGGGCAGTGGAATGCTCACGCTCGGACCGGTTGACCGTTATCTCGGTGATTTGGCGCGCGGACTCGGCCGGGTTAATGTTGCGGACTCGCATTACGCGCAAGCCGAGATCGTCATTCGCCGGGCCTGA
- a CDS encoding alpha/beta fold hydrolase, with the protein MTYSRIPVADGVALNTLVQGSGSPVVLLHGFPQTHLMWRHVAADLAADHTVICPDLRGYGDSDKPDGGYDKRTMAADIVELAGQLGFPRFALAGHDRGALVAFRAGLDHPDKVTHLGILDGMSTYDTWDVLHGVSAAVAFHLYLMAQPPGLPEKLIGGAPDEFFGHFLDAWSQQGFPPDVRAAYLRASRAAVPSIVADFRATATADLAQDTVDFEAGHRFAMPVSVLHQDWGSVLGFDPRARWERWAPQLTYTAVTSGHFMAEEAPAEVIKAIRDLVG; encoded by the coding sequence ATGACCTACTCGCGCATCCCAGTCGCCGACGGCGTGGCCCTGAACACCCTGGTCCAGGGCAGCGGCAGTCCCGTGGTTCTCCTGCACGGCTTCCCGCAGACCCACCTCATGTGGCGGCACGTGGCCGCGGATCTCGCCGCCGACCACACCGTGATCTGCCCCGACCTGCGCGGCTACGGCGACAGCGACAAACCGGACGGCGGCTACGACAAGCGCACGATGGCGGCCGACATCGTCGAACTCGCCGGCCAGCTCGGCTTTCCCCGGTTCGCGCTGGCCGGGCACGACCGCGGGGCGCTGGTGGCCTTCCGGGCGGGTCTCGACCACCCGGACAAGGTCACGCACCTCGGCATCCTCGACGGGATGTCCACTTACGACACGTGGGACGTGCTGCACGGGGTGAGCGCGGCCGTGGCCTTCCACCTGTACCTGATGGCCCAGCCGCCCGGTCTGCCGGAGAAGCTGATCGGCGGCGCACCGGACGAGTTCTTCGGGCACTTCCTCGACGCGTGGTCCCAGCAGGGTTTCCCGCCGGACGTCCGCGCCGCCTACCTGCGGGCGTCACGCGCCGCCGTGCCTTCGATCGTCGCCGACTTCCGAGCCACGGCGACCGCCGACCTCGCACAGGACACAGTGGACTTCGAAGCAGGTCACCGGTTCGCCATGCCCGTCAGCGTCCTGCATCAGGACTGGGGCAGCGTACTGGGTTTCGACCCGCGAGCCCGATGGGAGCGGTGGGCGCCCCAGTTGACGTACACCGCCGTCACGTCAGGCCACTTCATGGCCGAAGAGGCTCCGGCCGAGGTGATCAAAGCGATTCGGGACCTGGTGGGCTGA
- a CDS encoding M12 family metallo-peptidase has protein sequence MARSSLPTRGRSAAALVIAGMSLALLPVFGVTAPAASENPWTKVDGNQGAARSARQADVRTDKYAGFTLDRAAMQSDLSLAPRGAQHGKEVLLPTPDGKFERFALVDAPVMEEKLAAAHPEIKTYSGKGIDDPTATVRADLTPLGFHASVRSQRGQWYVDPYFRGDYARAESLYASYYGHNLRNDAGPLVENEEIEQVLQDVLPADPGPIVKLRTYRLALVTDPSYATYFGAANVTAAKVTLVNRVAQIYEDETAIRLVLVNDTDKTNLNTAADATGANGPCGAAACFTASQLASCSSTLLNRNQIVLGQLVGAGNYDVGHIGLGVNGGGIAGLGVVGGSGKARGCTGLPTPVGDYFAVDYVAHEIGHQFAGNHTFNGTQGSCSGGNRSAANSYEPGSGSSIMAYAGICGTDNLQPHSDPYWSQRSYTEISTFTSTPRAPINEVQNIGLREFDGTDSFTLSYNGQVSAPIVRGTNYTAAGIKAAIEGIQDWPTGATVAVTGFGAGVLNDTGFQVTFQGGPVAAVDVPSLGFTGTGTTAVVGETVDGGPQENTGLKAEDTTNHAPVVTTAAQYTVPLRTPFALTGSATDADGDKVTYLWEQNDRGGSTGTSLVNNVKKDGPLFRQFGTAAIVTAEDTLKYYSPGQNAVNDNPTRVFPDLAQVAANNTNAESGACPTAPPAPVPAAIVDCYSEFLPTADWVGFGNDRTLHFRLTARDYRAGGGGIGSADTALVLAPNTGPFLVTSQAAAGVVHPGGSAQEIKWDVAGTNAAPINAAEVKVSLSVDGGATFPHVLAERTANDGSETLTLPDVATTKARIKVEAVGNVFFDLNNADFTILASPKVTTPANATVQYSDAAAFPVTATDPDTPAEGLTASASGLPAGLALTQSGPGSWTVSGTATAAPGEYPVSVSVTDSTGVVGKSSFTVKVAPEDATVTYTGDSLVNGGTVQLKATVQDNTDSTPGDVLNGTLTFAAGDQTLCTAPLALLGTGPTDASGSCTAQLPTGVHEVTATAGGNYTGKASGRVEVTNSQNRVVIGDGTVPLTKAYGADNGTRADFTVAAAQVAGHTSAASLVTYTSNGRKFQVRSTKLDSFGANGGAIDLRGRADLVDVTDAWHPKKVATGLTVRLNGKVKEGLAITLVDGSKLVFSTAWTGASTDVTKLARGTLVII, from the coding sequence TTGGCGAGATCCTCATTACCCACCCGCGGCCGGAGTGCGGCCGCGCTCGTGATCGCGGGGATGTCACTCGCGTTGCTGCCGGTTTTCGGCGTCACCGCGCCCGCCGCGTCGGAGAACCCGTGGACCAAGGTCGACGGCAACCAGGGTGCGGCGAGATCGGCAAGACAGGCGGACGTCAGAACGGACAAGTACGCGGGGTTCACTTTGGACCGTGCCGCGATGCAGTCCGACCTGTCGCTCGCTCCCCGCGGGGCCCAGCACGGCAAGGAAGTCCTGTTGCCGACGCCGGACGGCAAGTTCGAGCGGTTCGCGCTGGTCGACGCGCCCGTGATGGAGGAGAAGCTCGCCGCCGCCCACCCGGAGATCAAGACCTACTCCGGCAAGGGAATCGACGACCCGACCGCGACCGTCCGCGCCGACCTTACACCACTGGGGTTCCACGCTTCGGTGCGTTCACAGCGCGGTCAGTGGTACGTCGACCCTTACTTCCGCGGTGACTACGCCCGCGCGGAAAGCCTCTACGCCAGCTATTACGGGCACAACCTGCGCAACGACGCCGGTCCGCTGGTGGAGAACGAGGAGATCGAGCAGGTCCTGCAGGACGTCCTGCCCGCGGACCCCGGTCCCATCGTCAAACTGCGCACCTACCGGCTCGCCCTCGTCACGGATCCCTCGTACGCCACCTACTTCGGCGCGGCGAACGTGACCGCGGCGAAGGTCACGCTGGTCAACCGGGTCGCGCAGATCTACGAGGACGAGACCGCGATCCGCCTGGTCCTGGTGAACGACACCGACAAGACCAACCTGAACACCGCCGCTGACGCGACCGGCGCGAACGGCCCGTGTGGCGCGGCGGCGTGCTTCACCGCGTCGCAGCTCGCCAGCTGCAGCAGCACCCTGTTGAACCGCAACCAGATCGTGCTCGGTCAGCTGGTCGGCGCGGGCAACTACGACGTCGGCCACATCGGTCTCGGTGTGAACGGCGGCGGCATCGCCGGTCTGGGCGTGGTCGGCGGCAGCGGAAAGGCCCGCGGCTGCACGGGTTTGCCGACCCCGGTCGGTGACTACTTCGCCGTGGACTACGTGGCGCACGAGATCGGTCACCAGTTCGCGGGCAACCACACGTTCAACGGAACGCAGGGTTCCTGCTCCGGCGGCAACCGCAGCGCGGCCAACTCGTACGAGCCGGGCAGTGGCTCGTCGATCATGGCCTACGCCGGTATCTGCGGCACGGACAACCTGCAGCCGCACAGCGACCCGTACTGGTCGCAGCGCAGCTACACCGAGATCTCCACGTTCACGTCGACGCCGCGTGCGCCGATCAACGAGGTGCAGAACATCGGGCTGCGTGAGTTCGACGGCACGGACTCGTTCACGTTGTCCTACAACGGCCAGGTGTCCGCGCCGATCGTGCGTGGCACCAACTACACGGCTGCGGGGATCAAGGCCGCGATCGAAGGCATCCAGGACTGGCCCACCGGCGCGACCGTCGCCGTGACCGGCTTCGGCGCGGGTGTCCTCAACGACACGGGTTTCCAGGTCACGTTCCAAGGTGGACCGGTCGCGGCCGTCGACGTGCCGTCGCTCGGCTTCACGGGAACCGGGACCACGGCTGTGGTCGGCGAGACGGTCGACGGCGGCCCGCAGGAAAACACCGGGCTCAAGGCGGAGGACACCACGAACCACGCGCCGGTCGTGACCACGGCCGCCCAGTACACGGTCCCGCTGCGCACGCCGTTCGCCCTGACCGGCAGCGCGACCGACGCCGACGGTGACAAGGTCACGTACCTGTGGGAGCAGAACGACCGCGGCGGCAGCACGGGCACCAGCCTGGTGAACAACGTCAAGAAGGACGGCCCGCTGTTCAGGCAGTTCGGCACCGCGGCGATCGTGACAGCCGAAGACACGCTGAAGTACTACTCGCCCGGCCAGAACGCGGTGAACGACAACCCGACGCGCGTGTTCCCCGATCTGGCCCAGGTGGCGGCGAACAACACCAACGCCGAATCCGGTGCCTGCCCGACGGCACCTCCGGCGCCGGTCCCGGCAGCGATCGTCGACTGCTACTCGGAGTTCCTGCCCACGGCCGACTGGGTCGGGTTCGGCAACGACAGGACGTTGCACTTCCGCCTGACCGCACGCGACTACCGCGCGGGCGGCGGCGGAATCGGCAGCGCAGACACCGCACTGGTGCTCGCCCCGAACACCGGCCCGTTCCTGGTGACCTCCCAGGCAGCGGCGGGAGTCGTCCACCCGGGCGGCTCGGCACAGGAGATCAAGTGGGACGTGGCGGGCACGAACGCGGCGCCGATCAACGCCGCGGAGGTGAAGGTCTCGCTGTCGGTTGACGGCGGCGCAACCTTCCCGCACGTGCTGGCGGAGCGCACCGCCAACGACGGCAGCGAGACGCTGACGTTGCCGGACGTGGCGACGACCAAGGCGCGGATCAAGGTCGAAGCGGTCGGAAACGTCTTCTTCGACCTCAACAACGCGGACTTCACGATCCTGGCGTCCCCGAAGGTGACCACACCGGCCAACGCGACCGTGCAGTACAGCGACGCAGCCGCGTTCCCCGTGACCGCCACCGACCCGGACACCCCGGCCGAGGGCCTGACCGCGTCCGCGTCCGGCTTGCCCGCGGGCCTCGCCCTGACCCAGTCAGGACCAGGTTCGTGGACCGTCTCGGGCACAGCGACAGCAGCCCCGGGCGAGTACCCGGTGTCGGTGTCCGTGACGGACTCGACGGGCGTGGTCGGCAAGTCCTCGTTCACGGTCAAGGTGGCCCCGGAGGACGCGACGGTCACGTACACAGGGGACTCCCTGGTGAACGGTGGAACCGTGCAACTGAAGGCGACAGTGCAGGACAACACCGACAGCACACCGGGGGATGTCCTCAATGGAACGTTGACGTTCGCAGCCGGAGACCAAACCCTCTGCACAGCGCCGTTGGCACTGCTGGGCACGGGCCCGACGGACGCTTCTGGCAGTTGCACAGCGCAGCTGCCTACCGGAGTCCACGAGGTGACGGCCACAGCCGGTGGCAACTACACGGGAAAGGCATCCGGGCGGGTTGAGGTGACCAACTCGCAGAACCGCGTGGTGATCGGCGACGGAACAGTGCCGTTGACCAAGGCCTACGGCGCGGACAACGGAACCAGGGCGGACTTCACCGTCGCCGCGGCCCAGGTGGCCGGCCACACGTCGGCAGCCAGCCTGGTGACGTACACGTCGAACGGCCGGAAGTTCCAGGTCCGCAGCACCAAGCTCGACTCGTTCGGGGCCAACGGCGGAGCGATCGACCTGCGCGGCCGCGCGGACCTGGTCGACGTGACCGACGCGTGGCACCCCAAGAAGGTCGCCACCGGCCTGACCGTCCGACTCAACGGGAAAGTCAAGGAAGGCCTGGCGATCACGCTGGTCGACGGCTCGAAGCTGGTGTTCTCCACAGCCTGGACGGGCGCGTCGACCGACGTGACCAAACTCGCCAGGGGAACACTGGTCATCATCTAG